The Corynebacterium renale genome includes a region encoding these proteins:
- a CDS encoding helix-turn-helix domain-containing protein: protein MANEDKGTFLTVAEVAEIMRVSKMTVYRLVHAGELPAVRVGRSFRVHEKAVNDYLDSSFYEVG, encoded by the coding sequence ATGGCTAATGAAGACAAGGGAACGTTTCTCACCGTCGCTGAGGTCGCTGAAATCATGCGCGTCTCCAAGATGACCGTGTACCGCCTGGTTCACGCTGGTGAGTTGCCTGCAGTGCGTGTCGGACGCTCCTTCCGTGTTCACGAGAAGGCAGTGAACGATTACTTGGATTCCTCCTTCTACGAGGTCGGCTAA
- a CDS encoding HAD family hydrolase: MRIVGDVANDFLNTPEEFLSGWTPSRATLRNFIETKGLPPQGDAAQRAAAKAALKAASPPPNRDHGAAAFFDIDNTVIRGSSLIEFGLGLAKRRYFKASEVGPMLWKQLKYKFTGSEDADHVEEGRNQALEFIKGRSEAELVALCEEIVENSMQYQAFAGTLQLAQEHLDAGQEVWLVSATPVQLADILARRFGFTGALGTVPEVVDGIFTGRLEGDILHGPGKRHAVKALAKHQEFDLERCTAYSDSINDLPMLTMVGNPVAVNPDAKLKKEAEARGWPIKDYRSVRTAVKKWGIPGLATAALTLAGMRARRRRTK, from the coding sequence GTGCGTATTGTTGGAGACGTGGCCAATGACTTCCTGAACACCCCCGAAGAATTCCTCTCCGGATGGACGCCGTCGCGGGCGACGCTGCGTAACTTCATCGAAACCAAAGGCCTCCCCCCGCAAGGCGACGCCGCCCAACGCGCCGCCGCCAAAGCCGCCCTCAAAGCCGCATCCCCACCACCGAACCGGGACCACGGGGCCGCCGCATTCTTCGACATCGACAACACCGTCATCCGGGGTTCCTCACTCATCGAATTCGGCCTCGGCCTGGCTAAACGTCGCTACTTCAAAGCCTCCGAAGTAGGCCCCATGCTGTGGAAACAACTGAAATACAAGTTCACCGGCTCCGAAGACGCTGACCACGTCGAAGAAGGCCGCAACCAGGCCCTCGAATTCATCAAAGGCCGTTCCGAAGCAGAACTCGTGGCCCTGTGCGAAGAAATCGTGGAAAACTCCATGCAGTACCAAGCCTTCGCCGGCACCCTCCAACTAGCCCAAGAGCACCTAGACGCCGGCCAGGAAGTGTGGCTCGTCTCCGCCACCCCAGTCCAGCTTGCCGACATCCTCGCCCGCCGCTTCGGCTTCACCGGAGCACTCGGCACCGTCCCAGAGGTCGTCGACGGCATCTTCACCGGCCGCCTCGAGGGCGACATCCTCCACGGCCCCGGCAAACGCCACGCCGTCAAAGCGTTAGCCAAGCACCAGGAATTCGACCTGGAACGTTGCACCGCCTACTCGGATTCCATCAACGACCTACCCATGCTCACCATGGTGGGCAACCCGGTGGCCGTCAACCCCGACGCGAAGCTGAAAAAAGAGGCCGAGGCCCGCGGCTGGCCCATCAAGGACTACCGCAGCGTCCGCACCGCAGTAAAGAAGTGGGGTATCCCAGGCTTAGCGACGGCTGCCCTCACCCTCGCCGGCATGCGCGCCAGGCGGCGGCGCACCAAGTAA
- a CDS encoding glutaredoxin family protein encodes MSGRLVELMVRQTCGSCGRVAEQIRPVVEQAGAQLVLRDVDVDRELAMEYGDRVPVVVIDGEEFACWEVDNEELGQALLF; translated from the coding sequence ATGTCGGGACGTCTTGTGGAGTTGATGGTGCGGCAGACGTGCGGTTCGTGCGGGAGGGTCGCCGAGCAGATTCGGCCCGTCGTGGAGCAGGCGGGGGCGCAGTTGGTGCTTCGCGACGTCGACGTGGACCGCGAGTTGGCCATGGAGTACGGGGACCGCGTCCCCGTGGTGGTTATTGACGGTGAGGAATTTGCCTGCTGGGAGGTCGATAATGAGGAGTTAGGGCAGGCTTTGTTGTTCTAA
- the proC gene encoding pyrroline-5-carboxylate reductase, which produces MIGLIGAGHMGRAILDGLIGGGLNPSGLVVATRREEHATQLREELGVQAVTEPARAARGADIVIVATRVDQVPGVLEELSETLAANTQDTVVVSVAAGLTVAHLEEHLEAGTSVVRAMPNTPMALGKGVVVYTPGKRVSPEQEQAVVSLFERCAVVQRIEEKQMDAATSLMGSSPAYVYLMAEALIDAGVALGIPREAAARMANNTIAGAGEVLTQPGVDAASLRAAVCSPGGTTAAAVRELEESGFRGMFYRATEACTRRANDLGSH; this is translated from the coding sequence ATGATCGGCCTGATTGGTGCAGGCCACATGGGACGGGCTATCCTCGATGGACTCATCGGGGGTGGCCTTAATCCATCTGGCCTCGTAGTAGCAACGCGGCGTGAAGAGCACGCGACCCAACTCCGCGAGGAACTCGGCGTCCAAGCCGTCACCGAACCGGCCCGCGCGGCCCGGGGTGCGGATATCGTCATCGTGGCCACGCGCGTGGACCAGGTACCCGGGGTCCTCGAGGAGCTTTCGGAAACCCTGGCCGCCAACACGCAGGATACTGTCGTTGTGTCCGTGGCAGCGGGCCTGACGGTGGCTCACCTGGAGGAGCACCTCGAGGCGGGCACATCGGTAGTGCGCGCCATGCCGAATACCCCCATGGCTCTGGGGAAGGGCGTCGTGGTCTACACCCCCGGCAAGCGGGTGAGCCCGGAGCAGGAGCAGGCCGTGGTCAGTCTCTTCGAACGCTGTGCCGTCGTCCAACGGATTGAAGAAAAGCAGATGGACGCCGCGACCTCCCTCATGGGGTCCTCCCCGGCGTATGTGTACCTCATGGCTGAGGCGCTTATCGACGCCGGCGTCGCCCTGGGTATCCCCCGGGAGGCAGCTGCGCGCATGGCCAATAACACCATTGCGGGTGCTGGGGAAGTGCTGACCCAACCGGGGGTAGACGCGGCGTCGCTGCGCGCTGCGGTGTGCTCTCCTGGTGGTACTACTGCGGCTGCGGTCCGTGAGCTGGAGGAATCTGGTTTTCGGGGAATGTTCTATCGAGCCACTGAAGCATGCACCCGTCGCGCTAATGACCTTGGGTCGCACTAG
- a CDS encoding 30S ribosomal protein bS22, whose product MGSVIKKRRKRMSKKKHRKMLRRTRVQRRKLGK is encoded by the coding sequence ATGGGTTCAGTTATCAAGAAGCGCCGCAAGCGCATGTCTAAGAAGAAGCACCGCAAGATGCTGCGCCGTACCCGCGTCCAGCGTAGGAAGCTCGGCAAGTAA
- a CDS encoding glutamyl-tRNA reductase, whose product MSVLVVGMSHRSAPVSLLERLSMDDVVRSQTTTRLVDKPSITEAMIISTCNRMEVYTMAKSFHTGVQDVVKVLHDISGVDMETLRGYLYVRYADAAAEHAFTVTSGLDSMVVGEQQIIGQVRSAYQEATEQGTVGQALHGLVQAALHTGKRVHSETDIDDAGASMVSFAMDEALRLMGVENLEGKTALVLGAGAMSSLAATHAGKAGVRELVIANRTKERAERLAGHSEEAGVPARVVDFADRASVLGEVDIVISATGADGFTVNAADIPDRGTPLMLVDLSLPRDINPDVTEAGAQLVNIEHLHEAHAEGEVPANAEATEIISEELRAFTSEQRVRDVAPAVTALRRHAADVVASELDRLRGRVPGVTEDEFVEVTKAVRRVVDKLLHNPTVKAKELAVESGVVSYESALQEFFGLVDAETNTDQERSVALPATALPGKDFKVEEE is encoded by the coding sequence GTGAGTGTCCTTGTGGTTGGCATGTCCCATCGTTCGGCGCCCGTATCTTTGTTGGAACGCTTGAGCATGGATGACGTCGTGCGATCGCAGACGACGACCCGCCTTGTGGATAAGCCGTCGATCACAGAAGCGATGATCATCTCTACCTGTAATCGGATGGAGGTGTACACCATGGCGAAGAGTTTCCATACGGGGGTTCAGGACGTGGTGAAGGTCCTCCACGATATTTCCGGGGTGGATATGGAGACGTTGCGCGGGTACCTCTACGTCCGCTACGCCGATGCTGCCGCCGAGCATGCTTTCACCGTGACGTCCGGACTGGATTCCATGGTGGTGGGCGAGCAGCAGATTATTGGCCAGGTGCGCAGCGCGTATCAGGAGGCTACTGAGCAGGGGACCGTGGGCCAAGCCCTGCACGGCTTAGTGCAGGCGGCCCTGCACACGGGCAAGCGTGTGCACTCGGAGACGGACATTGACGACGCCGGCGCTTCCATGGTGTCGTTCGCGATGGATGAGGCCCTGCGCCTCATGGGGGTAGAAAACCTGGAAGGCAAAACCGCACTAGTCCTGGGTGCTGGCGCCATGAGTTCTTTGGCTGCGACGCATGCGGGCAAGGCGGGCGTGCGGGAATTGGTTATCGCGAACCGGACGAAGGAGCGTGCGGAGCGCCTCGCCGGGCACTCGGAAGAGGCTGGGGTTCCGGCGCGCGTCGTCGATTTCGCGGACCGCGCGAGTGTGCTCGGCGAGGTCGACATTGTGATTTCGGCGACCGGTGCGGACGGTTTTACCGTCAACGCGGCCGATATTCCAGACCGCGGCACCCCGCTCATGCTGGTAGACCTTTCTCTGCCACGCGACATCAATCCGGATGTCACGGAGGCTGGCGCCCAGCTGGTCAATATCGAGCACCTGCACGAGGCGCATGCAGAAGGCGAGGTCCCCGCCAACGCGGAGGCCACCGAGATCATCAGTGAAGAGCTCAGGGCATTTACTTCGGAGCAGCGCGTGCGCGATGTCGCTCCGGCAGTTACTGCTTTGCGACGCCACGCCGCCGACGTCGTAGCCTCCGAGCTGGATAGGTTGCGCGGGCGCGTCCCCGGGGTGACCGAGGATGAATTCGTGGAAGTCACGAAGGCGGTCCGGAGGGTCGTCGATAAGCTGCTGCACAATCCGACGGTAAAAGCCAAGGAATTGGCGGTTGAGAGTGGAGTCGTCTCCTACGAGTCCGCGTTGCAGGAGTTCTTCGGCCTGGTGGACGCGGAAACGAACACCGATCAGGAACGCAGTGTAGCCTTGCCAGCAACGGCCCTCCCGGGCAAAGATTTCAAGGTAGAAGAGGAGTAG